AGAAATAAATCTTTTGAATCTTCTTCAGTTCCTCCAGGGGCCTGCATCACACCATCAAGTGTTATAAACGATAGAACAATTATTTTTCTCATACATCTCCCTTCATATAATTTCTGATTATTATAAACAACACGTCATATGTAGAAATCAATCCACATGTCCTTTGCGAGGAAATTATGACTATTAATATTATTATAATTCTAAAGACTTGTAATATCAATGTCTTTACTTTCTTAAGCTTTGAATAATTCATTATCGCTAAATTGTGCACACCCCTACCTTTAAAATCCATATTTATGCTTTTACGCTTAAATCAGTATTTTATTATTTGTCATTAGATGTGCTAATACTATATTTATATAGGTAAATCTATTGCTTTAGAATACTTGTATAAATCGTCTATATATTCATTAAAGTTTTCCATTCCTTTTTTATATTTAGTAAAATAATAATTATCATCTGCATTTTTATATGCTATAACATAATCTTCAAAACTCTTTTTATATTCTTTGCTTGGCATAGATAAAAATAAATTTTTCATACGATGCACTCCTTTTTCATACTTTTACTTTCAAGAGTTAAATCAGATTATTTAGCAAGTCCGACATATATATTTGTTGTTCTTTAGAGAAAAGACATCTTTATAAAACATTATTTTTCAAGTATATGTATAGACATAATACCCATAACTACTTTTAAAACATTCTAACAATTAGTGATAACAAATATGACAACTGTCAGTTGCTATATAAGCATCATAATAAGCATATTCATCAATCTTTCTTAAAACAGCTCCTTCTTTATCTCGGATATTAAAATAGAATAAACACATTGGTCATATTTACTATCATTAATCCAATAATGCTCTCTTAACCTTCCCTCTAATCTAAATTTATACTTCTCCAAAAGTCTTAGTGAAGGAATATTATTTGAGGCTGTAGTAGCGTATAACTTGTTTAAATTATAATCACTATCGGAAAATGAGAGGTCTATAAACTGTTCTAATATAATGCTGCCTAACCCCTTGTTTCTATTTTGGTTAGGTAAATAATAGCCAAATTCAGCACTATGATTTCTTGGATTATAATCAAATAATTTAATTTTACCCAAAGGGACACTATTATTATCTCTTTTTACTAATATATAAGTTTTTTCTTTTATACTATCAATCGAATCCATCATTTTATTAACGTATTCATCATATGATTTTTGTGATCTTAATGGTCGACATGTAAATTGTTTAAAATGTTTTTCTGCAATATTCCAGTTATATAATTCTCTCAAATATTCCTTTGACAATAAAATTAGCTGATAATTTTCATGAAAATTATTCATTTAACACCCTCCGGTACTTATAATATCCTATTAAACCATTAATATATTTACTTAATTAAACTATTGTCTTAATATTAACCTTTCATTTATTAATGTTTCCATAGTTTCACCTTATAGAGTCTTAATTTCTTTAATCTGATATTCTCCATTTCGTAAATCTAATTTAAATAGTCCGCCTGGGACAGATTTTACTACGTTGATGTCTGCTCCACAGCAAGTTGGTTGATTATCTACTAATGTCTTTAACACAGCACCATGTGTTACAATTAATATATTTACATCAGAGTATATGCTATCGTAGTAATTTAAGCCTTGTAATGCTCTAGAAAAAACAGTTTTTTCCGGTTCCATTTCAGGGACGTCTAAATTGGGAAACTTAAATTTAATCTCTTCTCCTAACAAACCTTCCGCTAAACCAAAAAATCTCTCGATAAATAATTCATCAATTATTATTTCTCCCTTGTAACCAATACTATTTGAAAAAATCAATGCACTCTCATTGGCACGAGATAGAGGGCTAGATACAATATAATTAATATCACCAATACTTCTTTTGAACATAAAAGCAACTTGTTCAATCTTCTTTTTCCCTGTTTCATTTAGTGGGATATCTGTGTGTCCTTGACACCTATCTATAGTATTCCAATCTGTTTCGCCATGTCTTAGTAAAAAAATACTCACAAAACCATCTCCTCGTTTTAGTCTGGAAATAATATTTGCACAAACCACTATATTTTTCCTCTTTTAGAATTCTTCACTGATAGTTTTAACATCTCACCTTTCTTAAATCAATAATATTTCATTGTTGCAACAGGATTAAGTACTATATAGATTATTTCCGTTTTCATGGATTATAAATTTTTAATGCTTCCAGTCTTTTTGCTCGCTCAAATGCTTTATGTAAAAACTCTTTAGCAGATAAATCCTCATAATCCCAATTCATAGACTCTATTGCAGTCGCACCAGAATAACCCGTTTCCGCGATTTTTTTCATGGCTGTGGACCAATCAATCGTGCCGTCAAAGGGTAAACCATGTTGGGCATGACTTCCGTTATTATCATGTAAATGTACTGCCATCACCCGGGAACCGTACATGGATAATAAATCATAGCCTGGATAGTAGTGGTAGTGATGTCCGCAGTCATAACAGAATCCGATACGCAGGGAATCCACTTGCTTCAGCACATATGCCAAATTTGCAAGGTTCCGCAAATTCTCCAGTGCAACATTGACACCAAGCTGTTCAGCTTTTTCAGTGATTCTTTTGATTCTATCCAGTCCCAATGCGTTATATGGATTGTCTTCGTTAGGCAGGTGCACCACCATTGTCGGAATTTCAAATTCGGCGCAATCTGCAATACATTGCAAATAGCAATCCGTTAAAGCTTCACCGTCAAGATTGTCAATCCAGAGGTTGTTCTCATTTTGGACTGGTGTGTGGATGTTTTCTATAAAAAGACCCGCTTCTCGTGCAATTTGTGGCCCGTTGCGGTAATCCTTCTGACCAAAGCAGTCACGACCAAAGCCATCACTCCACCATAATAAAACACCATCAAATCCGGCTTCTTTTATTAACCGATAACGTTCCTTTATTGGCAATTCATAGCCAAACCAATCATAAATGGTAATCATAATACACTTCCTTTCTTGCTTTTTTTGTCATAGCTTTTATATTCAACATTATTTGTCATGAGGTGCTGTTTTTTGTACATTTATCTAGAATAACTATAGTTATAAGTATTGGAATAATTATAATAACAATTTATACTAAGGTTGTATCAAGATTAGCATAAATATTTACTTTTATAATCCTTCGCAATAGTGTATGAATTTACACACTTCTTACACTTTTACCTAATATCCTTCATTTTTAAGGTTTGACACAATCTCTACATACTTTTCTATAACATCAAATCCCTTATAATCATCTCTTCTTAAATCAATAATGTCTCCATGAGAGATTCCACGCCTATTCTTACTTCTAAGCACACCTTTAAATTCTCCCCATTTAGCAGAATTAATAGATACTAAGCCATCATTTTCCCCTTCTGTTAACTTAACTAGAATATAAGGAATAGTTACTACATAATCACTAAACATATTTTTTACTACCGTTGCATAACTTTGATAATACACTCCATTTACGTCTACTACCTCTTCATTGAACTTTTTACTATGATGAGTTGTAAATTGACTACTTGCAGTATAAAAGTCAGGATTTTTATCACCCAAGACCCTATAGTATTTGTCAAATAATTTTGCAATACCCTTGTAAAGTTTATCAGGCATATTACTAACAACATCAACGAACTTACATCCTCTATGAGGGGATGACACCATTGTTAGTGAAGCAACATAGTTTCCCATATCTAACTTACTAATCATGTAACGTGCATCAAGTCCTCCTTTTGAGTGTGCAATAATATTTACCTTTTCAGCTCCTGTTTCTTTAATGATTTCAAGGATCTTTTCTTTAATATCCAAAGCATTATACTCAACTGTTCCCCAAGCTTCTTGATTCCCGTAATAAACCGTTGCCCCATTACGAATCAATTCCTTAGGTATTCTTCCCCAATAATTAATATATTTTAAATCTCTAAATCCAACACCGTGAACTAGTACAAGAGGATATTTTGTTTTACATACCTCTGAATCAACACGTGCCTCATTATTAATTACTTTATAACACTCATGATCATATTCTATTTTTGCAATATGACAAGCATACAACATTATAAAAATATTTATGATTGGAATAAAGACCATAACGGCTACAATGTAACGTTTTACTATACTTAATCTTCGTGAAGTACATAATATTCGCAACATTCCATTTGTAAGTAAAGTAATAGTAGTCAACACCATAATAATAGTGTCTATTACAAAAATATTTTTAGGAATAACAATGCCTTGCGTTGATTTAAAACCAATTAGGTAAATTAAGACTTGAATAAATGCTACATACAGACCATAGAGAACAAGACGTTTGCCACCTATCATTACCTTTAGTCTAATGTTAACAATTTGATTTTTAGTATTTGGAACTATGTTTACTTTTAACCAAATAAAAAAAACAAAAAGAATTATTTGAATTAAAATAATCCGTTTGCATATAACTTGATCTTGTCCAAATTTAGTGCGCTCGCTAAAAAAAAACCCTAACAAAAAAACATGAGGTGCAAAAATTAAATATATGCTCATGAACTTTTTATTGAGTATGTGTACCTTCTTACTAATATCTAAGCATATAATGCTAATTATTAGTATTGCTAAGACAAATATTGTTATAAATAACACCGTTTAAGCCACCTTTAGTCAATAATTTTGGTAATTAATCACTTGATTTCCTGTATATTTATATTATACCATTAAACTAATAGCCTAAATTCCCAATTAATTCAAATATTGAACTAAAATGTGCTCACTTTATTTGTAAGGTTGATTTTAGTTCATAAGATTAACCTCTCCTTAATATCTTATTAAACCATTAATATATTTACTTAATTAAATCATTTAAAATGTAAAATATATACAAACGGTTAATGTCATGAAAAAAGAATGTCGCGTTATAAGTTTTCTATAGATTATGTTTATTTGTAGAGGTTAATAGCTATTTAACTGAGATAAATAAACCGCATTCTTTTTGAATATTGATTGCACCATGTTTTTTTCTTATATCTTCAAAATAATCAAATAATTTATAAAGGTCATTTTCTGAATAACTCGCTATAGATATAGTAGATTTTATCCAATCAACTAAATCTTGTGTTTCTGTAATTGATAATGAATCTTCAAAATCTATCCTTTTCACATCTGAAAAATGGTCACTTAGTATTTCATATCCATTTTGGAGATTAAAAGAAAATTCCTGTGTGAATGATTTGGAAGCGGGATTAAAATGCTTTAGTGCATTATGCAAAAAGGGTCGCATTCCACCATTACCATTAGTAGTTGAATAGAACTTACCGCCAGGTTTAAGCACACGGTTTACTTCAGATAATGATTTTGACAAGTCAGGAATATGGTATAGCATATGATTAGCAATAACAACGTCAAAAGTTTCATTTGGAAAAGTAATGTTCTGTATATCAATTTGTTGAAATGAAGTATTGTCGTATTTAGAATAATTTTTTCTAACTATATCTACCATACCGTTAGAAAAATCAGATAGTGTCAAACTACAACCTTTAGGTAGATTTTCAATCTGATGTTGCCATTGTCCACCATTTCCACAACCAAGTTCTAATATGCGGCAGTTATCAGAAAACTCGTATTTATCAAATAACCAAGACACAAATCCTTGTTTATTTGTACTATGCTTTAAATGCAAATTAGTTCTTATAGACAAATTTTTATCATCAGAATATTGTTGTTTTACATTTTCGGTTTTATTCATAACAGACATTTCAGCTACCTCCCATAATATAAACAATCTTAATTAACAATATTATACAATTATTCATATATCGCACAATTACGATACTCATAATCCACATTTCTTATAAATTTCAGTAATACAAGGACTTTTAGTTTCGCAATAATTATCAATATCTGTAGGATACCTTAGTGCTGATTGTAATTTAATTGCACTATATTTCTCCCTGTCTTCCTTATGTGTTCTCAAATAATTTCTAAAAGTAATGTGCCTTTTTAACTCAACTGAATTTCGTGGGCAAACATACAAATGATGAGTCATAAAATCATGCTTTTCAATATAATCAAACACTTCTCTATTTCTTATTCCTAAATCGCCTTCATGATAATACCCTAATTTTTCAAGACAAGATTTAACATCATCAAATTTATCATTGTTTTCAATAATAACATCAATATCTATAATTGGTTTAGCGAATAACCCTTCTACCGAAGTGCTTCCTACATGTTCAATTGCAATAATATTGTTTTCAAGTGCTTTTTCTAAATACAACTTTATTTTTATAAATTCATTATTCCAATTAGAATCATATGGAACAACAATTACTTTTAGTGTTTTCATTTTCTTACCCCCAAATAGATAATAGTGATGCATACATCCTTCTCTATAAAATTAAAATTCTACAAAGGGATATAAATACCTTTGTAGATATTTTGCAAATCACATCCATATAATCAAAATTCGTTATTTGAATAGGTGCTTTACCTTGATTTAAGTTTATTAAACCATTCAACTGTTTCCCTTTTGTGCTCTGGTGGTATTTTATTGCTCACTTGCTTATGTAACCAACCTAAAGTCTTATTGTTTAAATAAATTCTCATCTGTTCTTCCGCTTCTAGCATGACAACTTTTATCAAGCAAGGACATTTTGTATATGCATCAGGCAAATTTTTTTTATCTAACAAAATCTCATTTTGCCTAATTTCTGCACACTGAAATAACGGACTGTTTCCTTCTACTGCCTGAACTATGTCCCAAAATGTTATACTTTCAGGATCACGTACTAACTCATATCCACCATTAACACCTATAATTGATCTTACAATGCCTGCTTTTCTTAATTTCGTATATACCTTTGATAAATAAGTTTCTGATACTCCTTGAAATGCTGCTAAGTCTTTAATTCCAACTGCTGTCCCTGCTGGAATATCTATCATATATAATAAACAATGTAATGCATACTCTACGCCTATGGAAAATTGCATTGTAATCCCGCCTCCTAAATAAAAAGATAATCGTCTCATATTACTTTATTATTTTTTAGTAGTCAATAAACTTTATTCAATTATTGTTGACTTTTAAAATTTGTCACTATATAATAAAGGCAGACAATACGTATCTGTATTATCTATATTATACATCACTTAGTAAAATTAAAGGAGGAAAAATTAATGTTAAATGAAAAATTGCTTGAGGTTATTTCACATGAGGGAGTTGTAGCTATCGTTACTTGTAGTAACAAGGAATCACATGTAGCTAATACTTGGAACTCTTATATTAATGCTACTGAGGATGGTAGGTTATTAATACCTGCTGCTGGAATGATAAAAACCCAAAAGAACATAGAAGAAAACGATAAAATTAAAGTTACAATAGGCAGTAAAGAAGTTATGGGATATAGGACACTAGGAACTGGTTTCTTAATCGAAGGATCTGCAAAATTTGTTAAATCAGGTGCAGACTTTGATATGATGAAAGAAAAATTTTCTTTTCTAAATAGAGTTTTAGAAATAACAGTTACATCTGCAAAACAAACAATTTAGAAACTATATTTTTAATAAATGGTTCTTTCATAAAGGATCTAATAATGTTTATTGACTTAAATTTAAATTAGTTAAAAAATAAAATACAAAACCACTTAAAATGAAACTTAATAAAAAAGGAACCGTTATCTAAAAGATCGGTTCCTTTACATTACGTTTCTATTATCCTACTTTTACAACAGGTACTGTTGTGTCTGTTTTTTTACATATTTGTTTTTGAAAAAAGTAGAGCCCATTTATATAATAAGCATTATAAATGTCTATTATATAAATAAGCTCAAGGAACTAGCAATAAATCTTATACTATTTTCTGCTTACTTCTTTGTACTTCTTTGTACTTTTCTTGCTTTTCTGCAATCTGGGCATCTTTTAGGTTCATTTTCGAATCCTTTTTCTTTATAGAATTCTTGTTCACCCTCAGTAAATATGAATTCTTTACCACAATTACTACAAACTAAAGTCTTATCTGCCATTACAAAATTGCCTCCAATTTAATTATGTTAACACTGTTATATATTATGTCGTATGGCAATATTTTGTACCATAAATAATCAAAAAAGTAATTAACTTCTATACCTCTTTTTTAGAAATAATCCTAGTACCATCTTTACCAACAATTATGACTTTAGTAACTACATTTGTAAATAGAGAGGTATCAATTACTCCGCAAATATTTTTTAAACTATTTTCAAGATTGTAAATATCCTTAACATTTTCAAAAAATACATCCATTAACAAGTTTCCATTATCACTTATTGTAAATCCATCTTTTGCAGAACTATTTCTAATAGTTGGCTTTCCTCCTAATTCCTTAACAACTTTTTCAACATATTTTAATGAGTCTTGCAGAATTTCAAGTACAACAGGATGTTTAAATGTTAATGTCTTTACAATTTTAGTATCATCTACAAGAAGTATATAGTCCTGAGACATACTAGCAATTAACTTTTCTTTAGTATGTATTCCTCCACCACTTTTCAATGCATTTAATTCTTCATCAACTTCGTCACATCCATCAAAAGCCACAGCTATTTTATCCACACAGCAAGTATGTAGAACCTCTAGACCATTTTTTATGCATAACATTTTTGTTTTAACAGATGGTGTAACCACCTTTACCTTAAGTCCTTTATCTTCTCTTATATAATCTATCAAGTAAGATATAGTACTTCCTCCACCTAGGCCTATTATTGTGTTGCTTTTTATATATTTCAGAGCTTCTTTAGCACAGTCTTTCTTTAAATCGTCATTAATCAATTTCATTTTTCTCCTTTTTCAGTTATAAAATATAATTTAACATTGAGCTTTTATAAGAAATTTTATTTCTCGGATTGTATGATTATATTAATATAATCTTATCTCTTTGTCAATACTATTGGATACGGTGGATTTGAATCATATCCAT
This window of the Clostridium estertheticum genome carries:
- a CDS encoding GNAT family N-acetyltransferase: MNNFHENYQLILLSKEYLRELYNWNIAEKHFKQFTCRPLRSQKSYDEYVNKMMDSIDSIKEKTYILVKRDNNSVPLGKIKLFDYNPRNHSAEFGYYLPNQNRNKGLGSIILEQFIDLSFSDSDYNLNKLYATTASNNIPSLRLLEKYKFRLEGRLREHYWINDSKYDQCVYSILISEIKKELF
- a CDS encoding histidine phosphatase family protein gives rise to the protein MSIFLLRHGETDWNTIDRCQGHTDIPLNETGKKKIEQVAFMFKRSIGDINYIVSSPLSRANESALIFSNSIGYKGEIIIDELFIERFFGLAEGLLGEEIKFKFPNLDVPEMEPEKTVFSRALQGLNYYDSIYSDVNILIVTHGAVLKTLVDNQPTCCGADINVVKSVPGGLFKLDLRNGEYQIKEIKTL
- a CDS encoding sugar phosphate isomerase/epimerase family protein — translated: MITIYDWFGYELPIKERYRLIKEAGFDGVLLWWSDGFGRDCFGQKDYRNGPQIAREAGLFIENIHTPVQNENNLWIDNLDGEALTDCYLQCIADCAEFEIPTMVVHLPNEDNPYNALGLDRIKRITEKAEQLGVNVALENLRNLANLAYVLKQVDSLRIGFCYDCGHHYHYYPGYDLLSMYGSRVMAVHLHDNNGSHAQHGLPFDGTIDWSTAMKKIAETGYSGATAIESMNWDYEDLSAKEFLHKAFERAKRLEALKIYNP
- a CDS encoding esterase/lipase family protein produces the protein MLFITIFVLAILIISIICLDISKKVHILNKKFMSIYLIFAPHVFLLGFFFSERTKFGQDQVICKRIILIQIILFVFFIWLKVNIVPNTKNQIVNIRLKVMIGGKRLVLYGLYVAFIQVLIYLIGFKSTQGIVIPKNIFVIDTIIMVLTTITLLTNGMLRILCTSRRLSIVKRYIVAVMVFIPIINIFIMLYACHIAKIEYDHECYKVINNEARVDSEVCKTKYPLVLVHGVGFRDLKYINYWGRIPKELIRNGATVYYGNQEAWGTVEYNALDIKEKILEIIKETGAEKVNIIAHSKGGLDARYMISKLDMGNYVASLTMVSSPHRGCKFVDVVSNMPDKLYKGIAKLFDKYYRVLGDKNPDFYTASSQFTTHHSKKFNEEVVDVNGVYYQSYATVVKNMFSDYVVTIPYILVKLTEGENDGLVSINSAKWGEFKGVLRSKNRRGISHGDIIDLRRDDYKGFDVIEKYVEIVSNLKNEGY
- a CDS encoding class I SAM-dependent methyltransferase; translation: MSVMNKTENVKQQYSDDKNLSIRTNLHLKHSTNKQGFVSWLFDKYEFSDNCRILELGCGNGGQWQHQIENLPKGCSLTLSDFSNGMVDIVRKNYSKYDNTSFQQIDIQNITFPNETFDVVIANHMLYHIPDLSKSLSEVNRVLKPGGKFYSTTNGNGGMRPFLHNALKHFNPASKSFTQEFSFNLQNGYEILSDHFSDVKRIDFEDSLSITETQDLVDWIKSTISIASYSENDLYKLFDYFEDIRKKHGAINIQKECGLFISVK
- a CDS encoding GrpB family protein is translated as MKTLKVIVVPYDSNWNNEFIKIKLYLEKALENNIIAIEHVGSTSVEGLFAKPIIDIDVIIENNDKFDDVKSCLEKLGYYHEGDLGIRNREVFDYIEKHDFMTHHLYVCPRNSVELKRHITFRNYLRTHKEDREKYSAIKLQSALRYPTDIDNYCETKSPCITEIYKKCGL
- a CDS encoding RrF2 family transcriptional regulator, with the protein product MQFSIGVEYALHCLLYMIDIPAGTAVGIKDLAAFQGVSETYLSKVYTKLRKAGIVRSIIGVNGGYELVRDPESITFWDIVQAVEGNSPLFQCAEIRQNEILLDKKNLPDAYTKCPCLIKVVMLEAEEQMRIYLNNKTLGWLHKQVSNKIPPEHKRETVEWFNKLKSR
- a CDS encoding pyridoxamine 5'-phosphate oxidase family protein yields the protein MLNEKLLEVISHEGVVAIVTCSNKESHVANTWNSYINATEDGRLLIPAAGMIKTQKNIEENDKIKVTIGSKEVMGYRTLGTGFLIEGSAKFVKSGADFDMMKEKFSFLNRVLEITVTSAKQTI
- a CDS encoding zinc-ribbon domain-containing protein; the encoded protein is MADKTLVCSNCGKEFIFTEGEQEFYKEKGFENEPKRCPDCRKARKVQRSTKK
- the rpiA gene encoding ribose 5-phosphate isomerase A, producing MINDDLKKDCAKEALKYIKSNTIIGLGGGSTISYLIDYIREDKGLKVKVVTPSVKTKMLCIKNGLEVLHTCCVDKIAVAFDGCDEVDEELNALKSGGGIHTKEKLIASMSQDYILLVDDTKIVKTLTFKHPVVLEILQDSLKYVEKVVKELGGKPTIRNSSAKDGFTISDNGNLLMDVFFENVKDIYNLENSLKNICGVIDTSLFTNVVTKVIIVGKDGTRIISKKEV